A genomic region of Terriglobia bacterium contains the following coding sequences:
- a CDS encoding cytochrome c has product MKRLVIAGLTVTLVFLAGCRQDMHDQPRFKPLAMNTFYPDDRSARPLVEGTVARTDERADQYYYTGKINGQPGTELPVPLTKALLERGRERYNIYCSPCHSETGNGNGMIVQRGFKRPPSYHTDRLRQMPIGHFFDVMTNGFGGMSEYKSQVSVSDRWAIAAYIRALQLSQDATRADIPPGMELGKAPNMSELPGTSEIQLPPNEKPNLPAQPRGQKK; this is encoded by the coding sequence ATGAAGCGCCTCGTAATCGCAGGGCTGACAGTGACGCTGGTGTTCCTGGCCGGCTGCCGGCAGGACATGCACGACCAGCCGAGGTTCAAGCCGCTCGCGATGAACACCTTTTACCCTGATGATCGATCGGCACGGCCTCTGGTTGAGGGCACTGTCGCCCGTACCGATGAAAGGGCCGACCAGTATTACTACACCGGGAAGATCAATGGGCAGCCCGGTACCGAACTACCCGTCCCACTCACCAAGGCATTACTGGAGCGCGGCCGCGAGCGGTACAACATTTATTGCTCGCCATGCCACTCGGAGACCGGGAACGGAAACGGGATGATCGTGCAGCGCGGCTTCAAGCGTCCGCCTTCCTATCACACAGACCGGTTGCGGCAGATGCCGATCGGGCACTTCTTCGACGTGATGACGAATGGATTCGGCGGCATGTCGGAATACAAGTCGCAGGTATCGGTATCCGATCGGTGGGCAATCGCGGCATACATCCGGGCCTTGCAACTCAGCCAGGACGCAACGCGCGCAGATATTCCGCCGGGCATGGAACTCGGTAAGGCGCCGAATATGAGCGAACTGCCCGGGACCAGCGAGATTCAGCTTCCGCCCAACGAGAAACCGAACCTTCCGGCGCAACCGCGGGGGCAAAAGAAATGA
- a CDS encoding DUF3341 domain-containing protein encodes MTETPMNPLYGMMAEFDNPTDLVKATERAYEAGYRKMDAYTPYPVEEVSDALGFRKNRVPLVVLVGGILGGLSGYLLQYWISAVSFPENIGGRPFNSWPAFIIVTFEMTILFGGISAVVGMLALNGLPMPYHPVFNNPRFTSVTRDRFFLCIEAADPKFDVVSTGSFLMALKAIDVTEVSH; translated from the coding sequence ATGACTGAGACTCCCATGAACCCGCTCTACGGCATGATGGCCGAGTTCGATAACCCGACCGACCTGGTGAAGGCCACTGAGCGTGCGTACGAAGCGGGCTATCGCAAGATGGACGCCTATACGCCGTACCCCGTCGAGGAAGTGTCGGATGCGCTGGGATTCCGCAAGAACCGCGTACCGCTGGTGGTCCTGGTCGGTGGAATCCTGGGCGGGTTGTCGGGCTACCTGTTGCAGTACTGGATTTCAGCGGTCAGCTTTCCGGAGAACATCGGCGGCCGCCCGTTCAACTCATGGCCCGCATTCATCATCGTGACATTCGAGATGACGATTCTGTTCGGCGGCATTTCCGCCGTAGTCGGAATGCTGGCGCTGAACGGCTTACCGATGCCTTATCACCCGGTGTTCAACAACCCACGATTTACTTCCGTGACGCGCGACCGCTTTTTCCTGTGCATTGAGGCCGCTGATCCAAAATTCGATGTCGTTTCGACCGGGAGCTTCCTGATGGCACTGAAGGCGATCGATGTGACGGAGGTCTCGCATTAG